From Passer domesticus isolate bPasDom1 chromosome 8, bPasDom1.hap1, whole genome shotgun sequence, a single genomic window includes:
- the JMJD1C gene encoding probable JmjC domain-containing histone demethylation protein 2C isoform X5 → MNSQAAAPRQNSHQQQRNTRPNKRKGSDSSMPDEEKMKDERYDYIGRGENPKTKNKHFLSKRRKPEEDDKKLNVKRLRTDNISDYSESSDSEISNKRLTDSSSEQNSENELKSKNSSKINGEEGKSQTTEGVEQTLTDRQSPWDEVQQDKNHEETERLKSSVLDHQEKSSLHAAEQPTLYEQNAKDPPVQECNSEKHHTVELKNEQFLSRPPTPKCVVDVSNKNNSEKENQDNAASTFGLQTVQKVESHSSDLKQQFANANFLEARKQEADQSWVSSVGKTDLIQPGVVKTLPVNERLNSEKVQYGSFMSSLNVASVAEESKLRKQSPVPDSVKSKSSASVDHPKTKSPDVKPKFTQSSDTVKSKVSSQNSHATGLTRSANKTDHDLPRSSFHPVPARVSALEATKSPLIIDKNEHFTVYRDPTLIGQETGTNHISPYLHQHNYPLHSSSHRTCLNPNAHHPALTGSSHLLAGSSAQAPLSAINTHPLSSAPHHSVHHPHLLPAVLPGVPAASLLGAHPRLETAHASSLSHLALAHQQQQQMLQHQSPHLLGQAHPSASYNQLGLYPIIWQYPNGTHAYSGLGLPSSKWVHPETPVNAEASLRRNTPSPWLHQPTPVTSADSLGLRSHIPVRPSSADPLRPLKLTTHSSPPLSKSIVEHRKEELERKAFAEPLRSVTTAPVKSELEQSRTQTAKESHMHRHYADPMLNQLPRPPQETGERLSKYKEEHRRILQESIEVAPFTAKIKALEGERENYSRVTSLSSSPKSHSVKYDKDAERSVSELYKMKHSVPQNLPQSNYFTTLSNSVVNEPPRSYPSKEASGVYVDKQSNCPSTAASPQALPSYISSLSKPPPLIKHQPESEGSTSKIPEQLSQSVQSHSVNSFRSDSRSPTQLSVSSSNTLRSMPALHRAPVFHPPVHQNLEKKESSYSSLSPPTLTPVQPVNAGGGKIQELQKPPTLVPEPKEAQTVYKGTSEQNLSEMWKSNNAPNNEKVDWNAERMSGKSQSATASVIVRPPSSTKYENVPVMQSASKDRVSERSSAVTNLADCLKTAEARETGRVILPNMNSDSARTQYEKKFAAVSQGSIPRAVTPTTTIICSTKTDVPASAAVTTSVSSRGSSEVSDSVSGTPESAAPRAAGQAAQPQECKVSTAAPVTSAAGSAAQPAPGFSTSTDFVHLKKHKAALAAAQFKSSNAAETESNSVKNQTFSTSLSLDSAIVCNTINKANSVGSGQTSQTSQPNYHTKLKKAWLTRHSEEDKNTNKKDNSGNSVSEIIKPCTVNLIASTSNDLQNNMDSKILADKFVKEDKHPRRKGKRTYESGSESGDSDESESKSEQRTKRQPKPTYKKKQNDLQKKKGDTEEEVKPNGVLSRSAKEKSKLKLQSGSNSTGIPRSVLKDWRKVKKLKQTGESFLQDDSCSEIGPNLQKCRECRLIRSKKGEEPTHSPVFCRFYYFRRLSFSKNGVVRIDGFSSPDQYDDEALSLWTHENYEDDELDLETSKYILDIIGDKFCQLVTSEKTAMSWVKKDAKIAWKRAVRGVREMCDACEATLFNIHWVCQKCGFVVCLDCYKAKERKSSRDKELYAWMKCVKGQPHDHKHLMPTQIIPGSVLTDLLDAMHNIREKFEIKSHCQCTIKQNTQAGKLPAMNGVSQVLQNVLNHSNKISLCMPESQQQNTPQKSETNGNTSPRSDVSTDSKLTPPESQSPLHWLADLAEQKAREEKKENKECPSGKHSKEGKDQDNLESPNCKSSPPASQNNEQGSTLRDLLTTTAGKLRLGSTDAGIAFAPVYSTGTASGKSGRTMPNILDDIIASVVENKIPPNKTPKINVKSEIKEEPKDDKKSVQDDCSKRYSDIQYSWICDKHVLWLRDHKNTNNWKLFKECWKQGRPVLVSGMHKKMNFSLWKAESISLDFGNQQADILNCKDSIISNTNVKEFWDGFEDVSKRQKVKNGETALLKLKDWPSGEDFKAMMPARYEDLLKSLPLPEYCSPEGKLNLASHLPGFFVRPDLGPRLCSAYGVAATKDHDIGTTNLHIEVSDVVNILVYVGIAKGNGVLSKSGVLKKLEEEDLDDLLRKRLKDSSELPGALWHIYAGKDADKIREFLQKIAKEQGLEVLPEHDPIRDQSWYVNKKLRQRLFEEYGVKTCTVIQFLGDAIILPAGALHQVQNFHSCVQVTEDFVSPEHLVQSFHLTQELRLSKEEINYDDKLQVKNILYHAVKEMVRALKIHEGEMEDMDEN, encoded by the exons AAGATGAAAGATATGATTATATAGGTCGAGGAG aaaaccccaaaaccaaaaataaacactttcttagtaaaagaagaaaacctgaAGAAGATGATAAAAAACTAAATGTGAAGAGACTGCGGACAGACAACATCTCAGATTATTCTGAGAGCAGTGACTCGGAGATTTCAAATAAAAGATTAACAGATTCATCCTCGGAGCAAAATTCAGAAAATGAGTTAAAAAGCAAGAACTCTTCAAAGATAaatggagaagaaggaaaatccCAAACTACTGAGGGAGTAGAACAAACACTAACAGACAGGCAGTCTCCATGGGATGAAGTACAGCAGGATAAAAACCATGAAGAGACAGAAAGACTGAAGTCATCGGTCTTGGATCATCAGGAAAAATCTTCGCTCCATGCAGCGGAGCAGCCAACACTTTATGAGCAGAATGCCAAGGATCCACCTGTTCAAGAGTGTAATTCAGAAAAACATCATACTGTGGAGTTAAAAAATGAGCAGTTTTTATCCAGACCTCCTACTCCTAAGTGTGTTGTTGATGTTTCTAATAAAAACAACTCTGAAAAGGAGAACCAGGATAATGCTGCAAGTACCTTTGGTTTGCAAACAGTTCAGAAAGTAGAATCTCACAGCAGTGATTTAAAGCAGCAATTTGCAAATGCAAATTTCCTTGAAGCAAGAAAACAGGAAGCTGATCAAAGTTGGGTTAGCAGTGTTGGTAAAACGGATTTGATACAACCTGGGGTTGTAAAAACATTACCGGTAAATGAACGCTTAAATTCTGAAAAAGTGCAGTATGGCTCATTTATGTCTTCGTTAAATGTAGCTTCTGTAGCAGAAGAGAGTAAACTGCGTAAACAAAGTCCAGTCCCCGATTCTGTGAAGTCAAAATCTAGTGCTTCAGTTGATCATCCTAAAACAAAGTCACCTGATGTTAAGCCTAAATTCACCCAATCTTCTGATACTGTGAAGTCGAAGGTTAGTTCCCAAAACAGCCATGCTACCGGATTAACAAGGTCAGCCAATAAAACTGATCATGATTTGCCTAGGTCTAGTTTTCATCCAGTTCCAGCTAGAGTTAGTGCTCTAGAAGCTACTAAGAGTCCTCTTATCATTGACAAGAATGAACATTTCACAGTAtacagggaccccactctgatTGGACAAGAAACAGGAACTAATCACATTTCACCTTACTTGCATCAGCATAATTATCCTCTGCATTCCTCATCCCACCGAACCTGTTTAAATCCAAACGCACATCATCCTGCATTAACTGGTTCATCCCATCTGCTCGCTGGGTCTTCAGCTCAGGCTCCCTTGTCTGCTATTAACACTCACCCCCTTAGCAGTGCACCCCACCATTCTGTTCATCACCCTCATCTACTTCCCGCAGTGTTGCCCGGAGTGCCTGCTGCCTCCTTGCTGGGTGCCCACCCGCGACTAGAGACTGCTCATGCTAGCAGCTTAAGCCATTTGGCATTagcacaccagcagcagcaacagatGTTACAACACCAGTCTCCACATCTTCTCGGACAAGCTCATCCTTCTGCTTCCTATAATCAGCTAGGGCTTTATCCAATTATTTGGCAGTATCCAAATGGAACACATGCTTACTCAGGACTCGGTCTGCCCTCCTCCAAATGGGTCCACCCAGAAACTCCTGTTAACGCGGAGGCTTCCTTGAGAAGG AACACTCCCAGCCCCTGGTTACACCAGCCCACCCCAGTGACCTCAGCTGACAGCCTTGGTTTACGGAGTCACATTCCTGTGCGACCATCCAGCGCAGATCCCCTGCGGCCTCTCAAACTGACAACGCATTCCAGCCCACCTTTGTCCAAAAGTATCGTGGAGCATCGCAAAGA GGAACTGGAGAGGAAAGCTTTTGCTGAACCTTTGCGTTCTGTTACCACTGCACCTGTGAAGAGTGAGCTAGAGCAGAGCAGAACACAGACAGCAAAGGAGAGCCATATGCACAGACATTATGCAGATCCAATGTTGAACCagctgccaaggccaccacagGAGACTGGGGAGCGACTGAGCAAATACAAAGAAGAACACAGACGGATACTCCAAGAAAGTATTGAAGTTGCTCCTTTTACAGCTAAAATAAAGGCActggagggagagagagagaactaCTCCAGGGTAACGTCCTTATCTTCAAGTCCCAAAAGCCATTCAGTAAAATACGACAAAGATGCTGAACGCTCTGTGTCAGAACTGTATAAAATGAAACATTCAGTTCCACAGAATTTGCCGCAGAGTAACTATTTCACTACCTTGTCTAACAGTGTAGTAAATGAACCACCAAGATCCTACCCATCAAAGGAAGCTTCAGGTGTATATGTTGATAAGCAAAGTAATTGTCCTTCAACAGCAGCTAGTCCCCAGGCTCTGCCCTCCTACATTTCTTCCCTTTCAAAACCGCCACCTTTAATTAAGCACCAACCAGAGAGCGAAGGCTCTACAAGCAAGATACCCGAGCAGCTTTCACAATCGGTGCAGTCTCACTCTGTAAATTCTTTCAGAAGTGACAGCAGGAGCCCTACTCAGTTGTCAGTGTCATCTTCAAATACACTCCGGAGTATGCCTGCCTTGCATAGGGCCCCTGTGTTTCACCCTCCTGTGCACCAgaacctggagaagaaggagagcAGCTACAGCAGCCTTTCCCCTCCAACTCTGACCCCTGTTCAACCCGTTAATGCTGGTGGTGGCAAAATACAGGAGTTGCAGAAACCACCAACTTTAGTACCTGAGCCCAAGGAAGCCCAAACTGTTTACAAGGGCACTTCTGAACAGAATTTATCAGAAATGTGGAAGTCTAATAATGCCCCAAATAATGAAAAAGTGGATTGGAACGCTGAAAGAATGAGTGGAAAGTCGCAGTCCGCTACAGCATCTGTTATTGTGCGTCCTCCTTCTAGCACAAAATATGAGAATGTACCAGTAATGCAGTCTGCTTCCAAAGATCGAGTTAGTGAGAGATCTTCAGCTGTGACAAATCTAGCAGATTGCCTGAAAACAGCGGAAGCCAGGGAGACTGGAAGAGTCATACTGCCAAATATGAACTCAGACAGTGCTCGCACACAGTATGAAAAGAAATTTGCAGCTGTCTCGCAAGGCAGCATTCCTCGTGCTGTCACCCCTACCACAACCATCATCTGCAGCACCAAAACGGATGTCCCTGCATCAGCAGCAGTGACCACCAGCGTGTCGAGCCGGGGGAGCTCTGAAGTGAGTGACTCGGTGTCGGGCACGCCGGAGAGCGCGGCCCCGAGGGCGGCGGGCCAGGCTGCGCAGCCCCAGGAGTGCAAGGTCAGCACTGCAGCTCCGGTTACATCCGCTGCTGGCAGCGCCGCGCAGCCCGCCCCGGGATTCTCCACCTCTACCGACTTTGTCCATTTGAAAAAGCACAAGGCAGCGTTGGCTGCGGCTCAGTTTAAAAGTAGCAACGCCGCTGAGACCGAGTCCAACTCTGTGAAAAATCAGACATTTTCAACCTCTCTCTCCCTAGACAGTGCTATCGTCTGTAATACAATAAACAAAGCGAACTCTGTAGGCAGTGGGCAAACTTCCCAGACGAGTCAGCCAAACTACCACACTAAACTGAAAAAGGCTTGGCTAACAAGGCATTCAGAGGAAGATAAAAACACTAATAAAAAAGATAATTCAGGGAACAGTGTTTCAGAAATTATTAAGCCGTGTACTGTCAATTTAATAGCTTCTACATCAAATGATTTGCAAAATAACATGGATAGCAAAATCTTGGCAGATAAGTTTGTGAAGGAAGATAAGCACccaaggagaaaaggaaaacgaACGTACGAGTCTGGCTCTGAAAGTGGTGACTCTGATGAAAGCGAGAGCAAGTCAGAGCAAAGGACTAAACGGCAGCCCAAGCCAActtacaaaaagaaacaaaatgatttgcagaaaaaaaagggtGATACCGAGGAAGAAGTGAAACCAAATGGTGTCCTTAGCAGGAGCGCCAAAGAAAAAAGCAAGCTGAAGTTACAGAGCGGCAGTAACAGCA CTGGTATACCTCGCTCAGTGTTAAAAGACTGGCGCAAAGTAAAGAAGCTGAAGCAAACGGGAGAGTCCTTTTTGCAGGATGATTCTTGTTCTGAAATAGGACCAAATTTGCAAAAATGCAGAGAATGTAGGTTAATAAGAAGTAAGAAAGGAGAAGAACCAACTCACTCACCAGTATTTTGTAGATTTTACTACTTTCGGCG gTTGTCTTTTAGTAAGAATGGAGTGGTTAGGATAGATGGTTTCTCCTCTCCTGATCAATATGATGATGAAGCACTGAGCTTATGGACACATGAAAACTATGAAGATGATGAACTGGACCTAGAAACTTCTAAATACATTCTAGATATCATAGGGGATAAATTTTGTCAGTTGGTAACCTCTGAGAAAACAGCCATGTCCTGGGTGAAAAAAGACG cCAAAATTGCATGGAAGAGAGCAGTGAGAGGAGTCCGTGAGATGTGTGATGCATGTGAAGCCACATTATTTAACATTCATTGGGTCTGCCAAAAATGTGGATTTGTGGTCTGCCTAGATTGTTACaaagcaaaggaaaggaaaagttcTAGAG ATAAGGAGTTGTACGCCTGGATGAAGTGTGTGAAGGGACAGCCTCATGATCACAAGCACCTGATGCCAACACAGATCATTCCAGGCTCTG TTTTGACAGATCTTTTAGATGCTATGCACAATATTAgagaaaaatttgaaattaaatccCATTGTCAGTGCACCATCAAGCAGAACACACAAGCTGGCAAGCTCCCTGCAATGAATGGTGTGTCTCAG GTTTTGCAGAATGTCCTTAACCACAGTAATAAAATTTCTCTGTGTATGCCTGAGTCTCAACAGCAGAATACTCCTCAAAAGTCTGAGACAAATGGTAACACAAGTCCCAGGAGTGATGTGAGCACAGACAGCAAGTTAACACCACCTGAATCCCAGTCCCCACTGCACTGGCTGGCTGATCTTGCAGAGCAGAAagccagagaagaaaaaaaag AGAACAAAGAGTGTCCTTCTGGAAAACATTCGAAGGAAGGGAAGGACCAGGATAATTTGGAGTCCCCAAACTGTAAAAGTTCCCCTCCTGCATCCCAGAACAACGAGCAGGGCTCAACCTTACGAGATCTGTTAACTACGACAGCAGGCAAACTGCGCCTGGGTTCTACAGATGCTGGCATTGCTTTTGCTCCAGTGTACTCTACAGGAACAGCA AGTGGCAAGAGTGGAAGGACTATGCCAAACATTCTCGATGATATAATTGCTTCAGTAGTAGAAAACAAGATTCCACCAAATAAAACACCAAAGATCAATgtaaaatctgaaataaaagaaGAGCCAAAGGATGATAAAAAAAGTGTTCAGGATGACTGCAGTAAACGGTACAGTGATATCCAGTATTCGTGGATCTGTGACAAGCATGTTCTGTGGCTCAGAGATCACAAGAACACCAACAACTGGAAGCTCTTCAAAGAGTGCTGGAAACAAGGAAGG CCTGTTTTGGTGTCTGGTATGCATAAGAAAATGAACTTCAGCCTGTGGAAAGCTGAGTCAATCAGTCTGGATTTTGGAAACCAGCAAGCAGATATCTTGAATTGCAAGGACAGTATCATTTCAAACACCAATGTCAAGGAGTTCTGGGATGGTTTTGAAGATGTTTCAA AACGGCAGAAAGTAAAAAATGGAGAAACAGCTCTGCTAAAACTGAAAGATTGGCCTTCTGGTGAGGATTTCAAGGCCATGATGCCAGCAAG ATATGAGGACTTACTAAAAAGTTTACCCTTGCCTGAATATTGTAGCCCAGAAGGAAAATTAAACTTGGCTTCTCATCTGCCAGGATTTTTTGTCCGTCCGGATTTGGGACCCAGACTGTGCAGTGCATATG GTGTGGCTGCTACTAAAGACCATGACATAGGAACCACAAATCTCCATATTGAAGTTTCTGATGTCGTGAACATCCTTGTTTATGTTGGCATAGCCAAAGGAAATGGAGTACTTTCCAAATCAG GAGTTTTGAAGAAGTTGGAAGAGGAAGATTTGGATGACCTTCTAAGGAAGCGGTTGAAAGATTCAAGTGAATTACCTGGTGCTTTGTGGCACATTTATGCTGGCAAAGATGCTGACAAGATAAGAGAGTTTCTGCAAAAG ATAGCAAAGGAGCAAGGCCTGGAGGTTTTACCAGAGCATGATCCAATCCGTGATCAGAGTTGGTATGTGAACAAAAAACTTCGCCAAAGACTTTTTGAAGAATATGGAGTAAAAACCTGCACAGTTATTCAGTTCCTTGGTGATGCTATTATTCTACCAGCAGGAGCACTTCATCAG